The Girardinichthys multiradiatus isolate DD_20200921_A chromosome 7, DD_fGirMul_XY1, whole genome shotgun sequence region ATTTTATCCGAACCTGGATTCACAAGCAGCGTGTGAGAGGTCGCTCATTCATGATAAAATTAACCTTTAACCTGTCACCGTAATCTTTCAAATCCAGGGTTAGTAAAACCTTCCTGAAACACCTTGGTCAACATGTCATCTCCATCCGAGCTTCAGTACTCCCCGGCGGACTTCTTGACCAGGTGGATGCCGAGTAGCACCAGAGCCGGGGTGATTCTCGGTCCATCCCCAGAACTGACAAGGCCCTTGCGGCACATCACTGCTGCGGTACCTGCTCCACTGCACCCGGACGATTCTTTCGCCTCTGATTTTGCACCGCTGCCTGCCTCCACGGACAGCAGCTGCCTCGGTGTGGATGGATGTGGAGAGGGAACCAGGCCGGTGAGCAGTCTGCATCCTGCACCACAGGGAATTTCAGATGGACAGTTCGAAAGTCTGGAGGAAATGGCAAGCAAAACTCAGGATCTACCCCTGATGATGAAGCTGGAACAGGTAAGGACGTGATCCGCAGGTTATTATTCATGTTGCTTCTGTAGGAGTGTGGATTCCcgtgggattaataaaatataaatattcaaaaaaacattagaaatgCCTCAACATGACGTTTTAAACTGACAGCTCCCTCCTTTGCTGGTAGAGTCCAGTGGATGGACTCATAATTGACACATTCAGTGGATTTTTCACACTTAAACAGCTGTAACCATCAATTATACTGGTAGAAGGGTTTGGATTATACTGAGAAACAACCTTGGTCTCAttaaattaaatcagactaaacctgtAACTATGCAATTTGGGGATTTCAGCCATTATTTCCTACATAATTACCACTTACAGCTCAATGCAAATTTACACTTGTTATTATTACGAGTCACAAAATGCTTGCAAAAGAGGGAGTTCAGGATTATCAAACTCTAATCAACCAGTCTGGGATTACCATTTTGTGCACACTCATGGGTGTTTTATACTGCACTGATGCAGAAGGTCGACTACACGTGTGCATTCAAGTAAATGAAACAGATAAAACCAGTCCAATCTAAAGGAAGATCTGTAGGGATTATCAAATCAGGTGATAGAGGATCTTCATTGCTCCAAAGTAGATGTAGTAAAACTACCATAAAAATAGCCTGAGGACCAAAGGGTTAATACCCATGCACTTCTTTTGCATCCCCTGCTATTCTAGACATCTCTCCCTATTCATGCTGACCAGGGCTTAAATTGCAAAGGAGGTGTTGAAGTAAGTAAATACTCTTAACATGAGCTGGATTTAGTGGTAGCATGGGATCATTAGTGAACGGTCTGTAATTAATCATGTCTTGTTGATTGCCCTTTGAAACCAACTGAACCAAACCTGTAAGGAGTAAGAATAGACCAGTATCAGATTCTCTTGGTGTGGTAACCTTAAGTAACACACCATAGTTTCATATAATATCACAGTTTTTGACACAAAGatgtaaaacacaaatgtatacCATGATCTAATTGAAAAGCGTCAACTCCTGCTGCTTCTAAAATAATATACCCCCTTGATTATAACAGTTATATTGTTATCTGTACCATTTTCTTAATGTTATTTGGATTTGGACACACAGACCTAAGGAAAACCATATCACACAAGCCTAATAAGCTGATACTAGCTGCATAATTAGAGCTATCTGCTCCAGTAGAGTCTGCAGTCATCTTATTAACCGACACGCTGCTCTATACTTGCCAAACGTCGTTTTAAAACACTGGTGTTTTATTAGAAGTGATGGGTGGCACTCCTTTGGTTTACACAACTACTCCAAAAGGCCAGATATGTCTTTCTTGTAAGTATGGGAACATAGTAGTAGCCTTCTTTTAGCCTGCCGACTGAGACTGCACAGCAACAGACGGGGGAGGGGCAACGCTACACTCTCCACGCGCCACAATGCCAGAGAAAATTTGAATAACTCTGATATTTTCTGTAGCCTCTCATTAAAGGGACGTTAAACTGTAGGAATGGTAAGGTagaacactttttaaaatctttttttttttttttatcttgatgcCATTAACCAGCCTGTGCCTGTTTGGGACTTGTGCAGTTGGTGtaataatgtgtgcatttgtgcAGTTGAGGAAATGGCAGCAACACATGCACGAGCAGCTGAAAGCCCAccagctggaggagctgctgtgtctgcaggaggagcagcagaggctGCTGGGGATCGTGAATGTATCTCAAATCTGCACAGGTTAGTAAAGGAaacttattaattattaatttgttttacagaaaatagaaaaaaagtgcATACACTATCCATTTTATAATCGATAGAAAGGCCAGACTTACCTGGAACACACTGGCAAAAAGACCCGGTCCAGCACAGCCCTGATAGGAACTGCAGTGAGATGACACATGGCATCCATGGCCTCCGGCAGGAGCTGCAGCTCTCCACACCGAGTAGGCAGGAGCAGCTGTCTGAACATCAAGAGTACGAGGACGATGATGACAACAGAGAGGGTAAAATCTAATTTGTTttagatgaaaaaaacaaaaacaatgcttAGTGTCACtttgaacacattcaaatgaaTGATTGTGAATAAATGACGTTAATGCATTTTACCCTGTAATTCCTGCAGACACGTGGGACTCCAGCGATAAGAATCCGAAGCAGAGTGTAGACCCTAGGCATCTCTCTGAGCTGGGTGATGTATTAATGCAAGCAGAAGCCAAAAGCAGACAACAGAAAAAAGTCTCACATGACAGGTTAACAAatcttatattttattaaatattaaaaggaCAGTGTCTGGTTAAAAACTCTCAATTAAATATACAGCAAATATACCTCAACATGTCTCTCTTATATGTACCCTTTAAATGAGTAGACTTTCTAAAAATCAACTTTTTGCCCTTCATGGGTCTTCTCCAGACCTATTAAACCAGGTATTGGGGGACAGAAGAAGACCTTTGAGGAGCTTCTGGAGGAGCAACTGAGGCTGGAGGAGCAGAGGCTGAAGTCAGCCCAGCAACAACCTGTAAGAGAATAGATATCTGAAGATTACTATGCAAACTGAAACGACCAGAGGGTATGGAGTTTGTTTTAAGTAGTTTCCAGATCACAGTTTATTCCTGTTTTAGTTGTCAGCGTGATGTGTTGTAATGTGAATTTTGAAAAATAGGCTGCTTTTAATGCAGGGTTTTAAATCATCCATCCGTGTGTCCGTCCATCCAGATTTCAAATTTTAATCCTGACCTCtgtgaaatatttaatattgatGGTGAATTTTGTATATGAACAATGCCTCAAAAACTGATTGAGTCtggtaaaatctaaaatattgaCCTGTGATTTTTACATTCGTTCAACCTTTTTATTCTGATCTTGACAGAAGCCAGCCAGACCTGAGGCTGCAGTCCCTCCCAGGAGGCCCTTTCTGAAGCGAGGCGAGGGCCTATCCAGGTTTACCAACAGTTCCAAAGCTTCAGCTCCGAAAGCAAAGGACAAGAAGTACCAGAAACCACAGCCTGAAGCCAGTGCAATCCCTCGCATCAATTCAACACCCAGTTCTATTCTGAAGGGTAGTTCAAATGGTGTCCCGCAACTTCCTGTCCAACGCAAAACAGCTGTACTCAACAAGGAGAACCGAGTGAGGGGACTCTGTTCGCCGCCTCAGGATGTCAGGGCTGACAGCAAGGCAGCACGGACAAGGGTTCTGGGGAGTCACCAGAGACAGAACACCGGACCAGCTACTGTTCAACCTGAATCAGAAGCCAGACAAGTAAAGCATCTGCTGAGGCAGGAGAAGGAACAAAATGTATCTGTCTCAGTTCAGGCTGTGAGGAACACTGGTCCTAGTCTGCAGCTAAATCCTGTAACTAAACAGGTGGGTTTGCTAGGAGGGCCAGGGAGGCCTGAAAGGGATGTTGGGAAAGAGAAAAGATCTGGTTCTAAAGTGCAATCAGCAGAAGGAAAAGCTGGAGCAGGAGGTGGACTTCCACAGGATTCCTTTGAGTTGTCGTTCCAGGAGAAGCTCCAGCGGTGCGAGTACAACCGGCAGCTGGAGAGCATGGAGCTGGGAGAGTTTGAGCTGTTAGAGCAAGCGGCTGAGGAGCTTTCCTTCTCATCCAACTCCTCCTTTGTCATGAAGGTGCTGAGTATACAGTATATTCCTATTTCTTAATGAATGTAAAATCAGGTGATTTCCATTTTAAATCTATTTCCTATTTTAAGTGACCTTTTTAAATTCCGTTAAGGTTTTCCAGTCCATGTTCTCATGTCCCTTTTTGTACAAGCAGGACAGGTGTCAGTCCTGAGTAATATTTCCGCACCAGTTCACACATTAAATAAACTCCTCATGATGGTTTATTTCAACATGATCATTAAGTTGATTTTGGAGGGTGCGTTTAGACACAGCTAGAAAGCACTCGCGGCTAAGATTTGCGACGTGTTGCCACAGCGTTTGGATCACTGTTAGATTTTTAGATGGGTACAGTGACTtgcattacaaccataaacttaaCTCAAAGTAAAGCACAGTCATTACATGGAAGAGAAAGCATACatagtttttaatattttttattggaaCATATGTACAATGTATGACTTCAATGTGTGAAAAAGCATGTCCCTTTAAGAcatgcttttttatttctggCCATTAAAGACCTGCTAAACAGCTTAGTTCTCGACATTTACAGAGAAAACGTCACAGTGTGGATGAATCATCATAGCAACATTCTTCTTTGTTTATTAGGTATGATGATGGCAAGGCTGCACTATTCATGGGATCAGTTGCCACggctttttattttcctctgctTTCTGCTGCAGTTGCCAATGAGTTTACTGCTTCAATGTATAGTCTCAAGAGACTTTCTGTGCTTCGCAGGTTATTCACATGGACCAGCAGAAGAGGCAGGCTGCCATTGGGCTCCACAAGAGACGACTCTCTTCCACCCCAATTAAGTTGACATCAGGAAGGGAACCTCAGAAGAACGGCGGTGTTCAGCACACAGACGGGTCCGGCTGCGAAGGCAAAGTTAGTGACGAGAATGAGGGAAGACAGGAATCTGAAGAGGAAAACAAGGGCGGCAGCAGCTCTGAATTTGGAGACAAAGAAGTCATGATCAAAGGGACGGTTTGTTTTTCTGCACCTTCTAACCCTACATATGACAAGCGGTCTTACCAAGATGAGGCCAGTCTGGAGGATTCAT contains the following coding sequences:
- the cenpj gene encoding centromere protein J isoform X1, with the translated sequence MSSPSELQYSPADFLTRWMPSSTRAGVILGPSPELTRPLRHITAAVPAPLHPDDSFASDFAPLPASTDSSCLGVDGCGEGTRPVSSLHPAPQGISDGQFESLEEMASKTQDLPLMMKLEQLRKWQQHMHEQLKAHQLEELLCLQEEQQRLLGIVNVSQICTERPDLPGTHWQKDPVQHSPDRNCSEMTHGIHGLRQELQLSTPSRQEQLSEHQEYEDDDDNREDTWDSSDKNPKQSVDPRHLSELGDVLMQAEAKSRQQKKVSHDRPIKPGIGGQKKTFEELLEEQLRLEEQRLKSAQQQPKPARPEAAVPPRRPFLKRGEGLSRFTNSSKASAPKAKDKKYQKPQPEASAIPRINSTPSSILKGSSNGVPQLPVQRKTAVLNKENRVRGLCSPPQDVRADSKAARTRVLGSHQRQNTGPATVQPESEARQVKHLLRQEKEQNVSVSVQAVRNTGPSLQLNPVTKQVGLLGGPGRPERDVGKEKRSGSKVQSAEGKAGAGGGLPQDSFELSFQEKLQRCEYNRQLESMELGEFELLEQAAEELSFSSNSSFVMKVIHMDQQKRQAAIGLHKRRLSSTPIKLTSGREPQKNGGVQHTDGSGCEGKVSDENEGRQESEEENKGGSSSEFGDKEVMIKGTVCFSAPSNPTYDKRSYQDEASLEDSSSNGTEEEEEESDGVSSNADGSTLIEDRDSQQRKVIFDDDDTWNDLEDTVCSKDTDCSEVSPVPKLNASGVSPLEKTMLRKVAVSRAMELDKGLEAEAAPASQLMTRLFPLLKPKTQSDPPPVPPAASENKPQGVTGQQVQSRQLRERLAELEIEIERFKKENAALTKLRQENEKRQEDLRKERLEFEQTKAEELARFEEYKKEENRKLQKERNVFEKHASAARAIPDKKEREEIQLLKQQLGSLQEELKRRESRWASTHSRLRQQINSLNQESSSLRDEIRMLEKLRLSGWKKSSVSAEEVVQTKDGPRISDSSVPSVTKGVTFATPLDSRGSSSSPPRSTAARRNSKESSQGAAAGIKSSLRRSASLGSSLSSSSSTFSARRMEEKPRPTSKSQEISAHSQHCSPNIDLVPEPESCEANEPELLQKVITHPDGKIEKVLPNGDRLIAFPNGTTKEVSADGLSAKVTFFNGDTKQITADQRVIYYYAEAQTTHITYPDGMEVLHFPNNQTEKHFADGRKEITFPDQTVKNLYPDGREESVLTDGTIIQVNPDGTKEIHFNTGQKEIHTAEYKRREYPDGTVKTVYNNGRQETRYPTGRLRVKDKDGKVILDNQP
- the cenpj gene encoding centromere protein J isoform X2; the encoded protein is MSSPSELQYSPADFLTRWMPSSTRAGVILGPSPELTRPLRHITAAVPAPLHPDDSFASDFAPLPASTDSSCLGVDGCGEGTRPVSSLHPAPQGISDGQFESLEEMASKTQDLPLMMKLEQLRKWQQHMHEQLKAHQLEELLCLQEEQQRLLGIVNVSQICTERPDLPGTHWQKDPVQHSPDRNCSEMTHGIHGLRQELQLSTPSRQEQLSEHQEYEDDDDNREDTWDSSDKNPKQSVDPRHLSELGDVLMQAEAKSRQQKKVSHDRPIKPGIGGQKKTFEELLEEQLRLEEQRLKSAQQQPKPARPEAAVPPRRPFLKRGEGLSRFTNSSKASAPKAKDKKYQKPQPEASAIPRINSTPSSILKGSSNGVPQLPVQRKTAVLNKENRVRGLCSPPQDVRADSKAARTRVLGSHQRQNTGPATVQPESEARQVKHLLRQEKEQNVSVSVQAVRNTGPSLQLNPVTKQVGLLGGPGRPERDVGKEKRSGSKVQSAEGKAGAGGGLPQDSFELSFQEKLQRCEYNRQLESMELGEFELLEQAAEELSFSSNSSFVMKVIHMDQQKRQAAIGLHKRRLSSTPIKLTSGREPQKNGGVQHTDGSGCEGKVSDENEGRQESEEENKGGSSSEFGDKEVMIKGTVCFSAPSNPTYDKRSYQDEASLEDSSSNGTEEEEEESDGVSSNADGSTLIEDRDSQQRKVIFDDDDTWNDLEDTVCSKDTDCSEVSPVPKLNASGVSPLEKTMLRKVAVSRAMELDKGLEAEAAPASQLMTRLFPLLKPKTQSDPPPVPPAASENKPQGVTGQQVQSRQLRERLAELEIEIERFKKENAALTKLRQENEKRQEDLRKERLEFEQTKAEELARFEEYKKEENRKLQKERNVFEKHASAARAIPDKKEREEIQLLKQQLGSLQEELKRRESRWASTHSRLRQQINSLNQESSSLRDEIRMLEKLRLSGWKKSSVSAEEVVQTKDGPRISDSSVPSVTKGVTFATPLDSRGSSSSPPRSTAARRNSKESSQGAAGIKSSLRRSASLGSSLSSSSSTFSARRMEEKPRPTSKSQEISAHSQHCSPNIDLVPEPESCEANEPELLQKVITHPDGKIEKVLPNGDRLIAFPNGTTKEVSADGLSAKVTFFNGDTKQITADQRVIYYYAEAQTTHITYPDGMEVLHFPNNQTEKHFADGRKEITFPDQTVKNLYPDGREESVLTDGTIIQVNPDGTKEIHFNTGQKEIHTAEYKRREYPDGTVKTVYNNGRQETRYPTGRLRVKDKDGKVILDNQP